A window of Limibacillus sp. genomic DNA:
CGGGCTCGGCGGCTTCGGCGCGCTCTTCGACCTGAAGGCCGCCGGTTTCAAGGATCCCGTCCTGGTCTCGGGGACCGACGGCGTGGGCACCAAGCTGAAGATCGCCATCGACTGCAAGAAGCATGACAGCGTCGGGATCGATCTGGTCGCCATGTGCGTCAACGACCTGGTGGTGCAAGGCGCGGAACCCCTGTTCTTCCTGGACTATTTCGCCACCGGCAAGCTGGCGGTCGAAGAGGCCCGCGACGTGGTCGCCGGGATCGCCGAAGGTTGCCGTCAAGCGGGCTGCGCGCTGATCGGCGGGGAGACCGCCGAGATGCCCGGCATGTACAAGCCGGGCGACTATGATCTCGCGGGCTTCGCCGTGGGCGCGGTCGAGCGCGAGGCGATCCTGACCGGCGATGGCGTCGGGCCCGGCGACCGCTTGCTTGCGCTCGCCTCCAGCGGCGTTCACTCCAACGGATTCTCTCTCGTGAGGAAGGTCGCCGAAAGCGCCGGCCTGACCTACGACGACCCCGCCCCCTTCGCGCCCGATAGAAGCCTTGGAGAGGTCCTGCTGACCCCGACGCGGGTCTACGTGAAGCCCTGCCTCGCCGCCATCCGGACCGGCGGGGTCAAGGCCATGGCGCACATCACGGGCGGCGGGCTGCTTGAGAACCTGCCGCGCGTGCTGCCCGAAGGCGTGACCGCTGAGGTCTCGCTGGACGCCTGGACACTGCCGCCGGTCTTCGCCTGGCTGGCCGAGGCGGGCGGCCTGCCGCGCGACGAGATGCTGCGCACCTTCAATTGCGGGACCGGCATGGTGCTGGTGGTCGACGCCTCGCGGGCCGCCGACGTCCGTGACGCCCTCGCAGCAGCCGG
This region includes:
- the purM gene encoding phosphoribosylformylglycinamidine cyclo-ligase, coding for MSRLSYKEAGVDIDAGEALVEEIKPLAKSTDRPGTLSGLGGFGALFDLKAAGFKDPVLVSGTDGVGTKLKIAIDCKKHDSVGIDLVAMCVNDLVVQGAEPLFFLDYFATGKLAVEEARDVVAGIAEGCRQAGCALIGGETAEMPGMYKPGDYDLAGFAVGAVEREAILTGDGVGPGDRLLALASSGVHSNGFSLVRKVAESAGLTYDDPAPFAPDRSLGEVLLTPTRVYVKPCLAAIRTGGVKAMAHITGGGLLENLPRVLPEGVTAEVSLDAWTLPPVFAWLAEAGGLPRDEMLRTFNCGTGMVLVVDASRAADVRDALAAAGEEVFDIGEIAAGDGEPQVRVSGGEATWPAA